GGCCGGTGTGGCCGGCAGCGGGTGCCGAGAAGAGCATCACGGTCTACCCGTGAGCCGGTGAACCGCGCGGAGCGGATCGCTCAGGCGTCAGTGATCGTGACCGAGGTCCCACGGTTCCCGGCCGACGTACTCGGCGGCGGCGCGGAACACCGCGCTCTCCACGGCCATGCGGCGATGCGCGCCGTCGTCGTGCCCCGGCGGGAGCAGCCGCTCGATCGGAAGCCGGAACAGCACGATGCGTGCGTTGTCGCGGTCGATGTACCAGCGCGGCACCTCGTCTCCCGAGTCGAAGGCCGGCATGGCGCCGATCTCGAACCGCACGTCCTCGAGCTCGGGCCATGTGCCGCGCAGGAACTCTACCGCAGTGCCCACCGCGAGGTCGAAGCGGTCGATGCGGCCGTCCAACGGCGCGAGCGGAGGCCGGACGACCTCGCTGCGTCCCAGGCGCCCGTGCCTGCCGTGGCGCGCACCGCGACGGGGCGCGGGGGTGGTGCGGGGAGCGCGTCGGCGATGCATGCTCAGAGTCTACGGCGACGCGGGGCCGCGTCGGCGCGGCATCCGCTCGGGAGGCGGCCCCGGTCGTAGCCTGGCGGAGATGGACGGAAGATTGTGCTCGAAGGTCGGCTGCGCGCGCGAGGCCGTGGCCACGCTCACCTACGACTACGGCGATCAGATGGCGGCTCTGGGACCCCTCGGACTGTCGGGTCAGCCGAACGCGCACGACCTGTGCGCCCCGCATGCGGACCGGCTCTCCGTGCCCGCCGGCTGGCTCGTCGTGCGGCACGAGGCGCTGCGCGCCTGACTTGTGACACGCGCGCCGGCGTGTGCGCAGGCGGGAAACACATCTGGATAAGCTGACTCCGGATGCGCCAGGGCGGCGCGGCCGGAAAGGCAGCCGTGATCATCTGGCGTCGCTGGATCTTCCCCCTCCTTCTCGTCCTGGTGTTCGGCGCGTGCGCCGCCGCGCTCGTGAAGATCGCCTTCTTCCCCGATCGCAGCGAAGCTGTGGTGAGCCCCGAGGCGTCGATCGCCGATCCCGTGATCGCGGTGGAGCGCGGCTCGGTCGTCAACGCGCTCACACTCAGTGGCAACATCGCGCGGGACGAGGCGTACCCCGTGCGGGGAGAGGTCAACGGCACGGTGACCGCTGTGCACGTGACCGAGGGCGCGACGGTCGCCGCGGGCCAGAAGCTCTTCACGATCGCACAGGACGATCCGAAGAAGAACATCGACGTCGTGGCCCCCGAGGCCGGTGACGTCTCGGAGATCGCCGTGGTCAAGGGGCAGGCCGCGAACGTCGGACTCGAGCTCTACACGCTCACCCCGGCCCGCTACCACCTGCTCGCGACCGTCGAGCCGGTGCAGCTGTACCGGCTGGTGAACGCTCCCTCCGAGGCGTCCGTCACGATCACCGGCGGACCGGCGCCCTTCACGTGCACCGGAGTGCGCGTGCAGGTGAGCGCGGAGGGGACCGCGAGCGTCCGCTGCGCCATCCCCGCCGATCAGGTGGTGTTCGCCGGTCTCCCCGCCTCGGTGGATCTCGCCCTCGGGCAGGTGGAGGATGCTCTCGTGATCCCGGTCACGGCGGTGCAGGGCGGCGCCGGGTCGGGGAAGGTCTGGGTGGATGCCGGAGACGGGGCCGACCCCGAGGAGCGCGAGGTCGCGCTGGGGGTGAACGACGGGACCATGGTCGAGGTCGTGTCCGGCCTCGACGAAGGTGAGTCGATCAGGCAGTTCGTCCCCGGTTTCGTCGCCCCGGTCGAGGAGAACTGCTACGAGGTGTCGCCGGGCGTGGTGCAGTGCGACAGCGGGATGAGCTGGTGACGCTGGTCGCGCTGCAGGACGTCACCAAGAGCGTCCTGCTGGCCGACGACTCCCGTCTCGAGATCCTCAGAGGCATCACCCTCGAGGTCGGGGCCGGCGACCACGTCTCCATCGTCGGCCGCTCCGGTTCGGGCAAGTCCACGCTGCTGAACATCCTGGGGATGCTGGATGCGCCGACCAGCGGGTCGGTCGCCTTCGAGGGACGCGAGGTCCGGCGCATGCGCGCCGGCCGCCTCGACCGCCTCCGCGGAGACAACGTCGGCTTCGTGTTCCAGCAGTTCAATCTGCTCCCCGGGCGCACCGCGCTCGACAACGTGATGATGCCGCTCGGCCATGCCAAGGGTCGCCTGTTCTGGAACCGCCGGGAGATCGCCGCCGACATGCTCGAGCGGGTCGGGCTGGGGCACCGCGTCGACCAGATCGCCGATCGGCTGTCCGGCGGCGAGCAGCAGCGCGTCGCGATCGCCAGGGCGCTGGTGCGCAAGCCCGTGCTGATCCTCGCCGACGAGCCCACCGGTGCGCTCGACATCGACACCGGGGCCGCCGTCATGGCGCTGCTCGACGAGGTGGCGACCGAGACCGACGCGGCGCTCGTGACGATCACGCACGACCTGCATGTGGCTGCCCGGGCTCGACGGCACTACCGCCTCGACGCCGGGGTGCTCGCGCCCGCGGATCTCAGCCGCGCATTCGAGGCGTCGACGCTGGCATCTCCCGCCCCCGCGGCTGCTGCTTCCGCGGCCGCGGCAGCACCTCCTGCCCCCGCGGCTGCTGCTTCCGCGGCTGCGGCAGATGCGTCCGTGCCGGTGGCAGGAGAGGGGGTGGGCTCGTGACCGCCGTTCTCGGAGCCCTCGCCGACGCCTGGGCGGAGATCCGCGTGCACAAGCTGCGCGTGCTGCTCAGCCTCATCGGCATCGCCGTCTCCGTGGCGGCGCTCACCGCCGTGGTCGCACTCTCGGAGTACCAGCGTCAGTTCCAGGCCGAGCAGTCCGATCGCTGGGGAGGGCGTGCGGCGACGCTGGTCATCGGCATCAGCACCGACGACGGCAGCCCCGTTGACGTCGACGACTTCGGCGCCCGCTTCAGCCGCGTGACGGAGCGTTTCGACTTCAGCCACACCGCGCGCATCGTGCAGGGCATCATGCTCCCTGTGCAGCTGCCTGACGGCGTGGTGCAGGTCAATGCGCGCGTCGTCGATCCGAGCTACTCGCAGATCCATCGCGAGAAGCTCCTCGACGGCCGGTGGTTCCGCGACGCCGATGCGGAGGCGTTGGCGCCGCCTGTCGTGATCACCGAGGCGCTCTGGGAGCGTCTGGGCCGGGTGCCGCTGGCTCAGCATCCGACGCTGGCGATGACGGGAGACGCCGGCGGCACCTACCAGATCGTCGGCGTGGTGCCGAAGCAGGGGTACGGTGACGAGGAGCTTCGCGTCGACCTCCTCTTCGATGCCTATCGAGCGCGCGTCGACGCGCTTCCGGAGGGCTCGTACCCGCAGTACGAGATCTGGGTCGGTCAGGACAGGGTCGACGAGATCGCACCCGTACTCGCGATGGATCTGCGCGCGGGCCTGCCCGCAGGGCAGAGCGTCTCGGTGAGCCGCTCCGACTGGGCGGCGCAGCCGGGGGCCCTGGACTCGATGGCCACCTTCGAGATGATCACCGGAGGCATCGCCGCACTGATCCTGGCGCTCGGTGCGCTGAGCCTCGTGAACATCCAACTCGTGGCCATGCGGCAGCGCGTGCGCGAGATCGGCGTGCGCCGCGCCTTCGGCGCGACCGCAGGCCGGATCTTCGTCTCGGTGCTGCTCGAGAGCCTCGTGGCGACCACCGTCGCCGGCCTCATCGGCATCGCGATCGTCGTGGCCGTGCTGCGCTCCGAGTGGGTGGTCACCACGATGTTCTACGGCATCCAGGACATCCCGCCGTTCCCGATGCGCGCCGCGCTCACCGGTCTCATCGCGTCGATCGTGGTGGGGGCGGTCGCCGGGTTCGTCCCCGCGCTCGTCGCCCTGCGGGTCAAGGTCATCGACGCCATCCGCTTCTGACGAGAACGGACCCCGCTGATGGAAGAATGGGGGGATGCCTGAGCTCGAGTACCGCGTCGCCGATCTGTCCCTCGCCGAAGCCGGCCGCCACCAGCTGCGACTCGCCGAGAACGAGATGCCGGGGCTCATGGCGCTCCGGG
This Microbacterium sp. XT11 DNA region includes the following protein-coding sequences:
- a CDS encoding metallopeptidase family protein; translated protein: MHRRRAPRTTPAPRRGARHGRHGRLGRSEVVRPPLAPLDGRIDRFDLAVGTAVEFLRGTWPELEDVRFEIGAMPAFDSGDEVPRWYIDRDNARIVLFRLPIERLLPPGHDDGAHRRMAVESAVFRAAAEYVGREPWDLGHDH
- a CDS encoding ABC transporter permease; the encoded protein is MTAVLGALADAWAEIRVHKLRVLLSLIGIAVSVAALTAVVALSEYQRQFQAEQSDRWGGRAATLVIGISTDDGSPVDVDDFGARFSRVTERFDFSHTARIVQGIMLPVQLPDGVVQVNARVVDPSYSQIHREKLLDGRWFRDADAEALAPPVVITEALWERLGRVPLAQHPTLAMTGDAGGTYQIVGVVPKQGYGDEELRVDLLFDAYRARVDALPEGSYPQYEIWVGQDRVDEIAPVLAMDLRAGLPAGQSVSVSRSDWAAQPGALDSMATFEMITGGIAALILALGALSLVNIQLVAMRQRVREIGVRRAFGATAGRIFVSVLLESLVATTVAGLIGIAIVVAVLRSEWVVTTMFYGIQDIPPFPMRAALTGLIASIVVGAVAGFVPALVALRVKVIDAIRF
- a CDS encoding DUF3499 family protein, with the translated sequence MDGRLCSKVGCAREAVATLTYDYGDQMAALGPLGLSGQPNAHDLCAPHADRLSVPAGWLVVRHEALRA
- a CDS encoding efflux RND transporter periplasmic adaptor subunit, which gives rise to MRQGGAAGKAAVIIWRRWIFPLLLVLVFGACAAALVKIAFFPDRSEAVVSPEASIADPVIAVERGSVVNALTLSGNIARDEAYPVRGEVNGTVTAVHVTEGATVAAGQKLFTIAQDDPKKNIDVVAPEAGDVSEIAVVKGQAANVGLELYTLTPARYHLLATVEPVQLYRLVNAPSEASVTITGGPAPFTCTGVRVQVSAEGTASVRCAIPADQVVFAGLPASVDLALGQVEDALVIPVTAVQGGAGSGKVWVDAGDGADPEEREVALGVNDGTMVEVVSGLDEGESIRQFVPGFVAPVEENCYEVSPGVVQCDSGMSW
- a CDS encoding ABC transporter ATP-binding protein codes for the protein MTLVALQDVTKSVLLADDSRLEILRGITLEVGAGDHVSIVGRSGSGKSTLLNILGMLDAPTSGSVAFEGREVRRMRAGRLDRLRGDNVGFVFQQFNLLPGRTALDNVMMPLGHAKGRLFWNRREIAADMLERVGLGHRVDQIADRLSGGEQQRVAIARALVRKPVLILADEPTGALDIDTGAAVMALLDEVATETDAALVTITHDLHVAARARRHYRLDAGVLAPADLSRAFEASTLASPAPAAAASAAAAAPPAPAAAASAAAADASVPVAGEGVGS